The region GGACTCGCTGTCGGCGGTCGAGGTCAAATTCGCGTGGACGGCGCAGCCCGGCGATGAGGAGAAGCGGCACCGGGCAAGCCTCGGCAGGGCACTTCTCGCGGAGCTCAGGGCGGCGTGCGCGCCCGATGCGACGGGGAGCGTGGAATGCGTGGAGCAAGGGGCCGGCCGGGACAGGTCGCGCGGCTGCGCGGCCGTCTGACGCGGCGTCGAGAGCTGGCCGGGACGGCACGGTACGGAGGGAAGGGTTCCGCTTCTCCACGGGAGAGGCGGAACCTTTCGGTTCGTGATATCTTGGGCCGCTCGCAACACCCGTTCAGGAGGCGCTCGTGGACGAAGACCTCGATCGGATGTCGCGTGAGGAGCTGATCGCGGAGGCGAAGCGGCTGCGGCAGGGGATCCGCGCGCACCGCGACAGCAGCGGCCACGAGCTCTGCTGGCACCACCCGGCGCTGTGGGGTCTGCTCCCCGAGCGGCAGGACCCGCTGCCGACGGTGCCGGAGTGGCCCGAGTTCCTGCGCGGCTGCATCCGCTACCGCCAGTCGCTCGACGAACAGCTGCCCGACGCGCCTCGCTCGCGCGAGGAATACCCTGAATGAAAGATCGGATCGCCACCCCACGGGAGCCCCTGATGAGAACAGCCAGCATCGGCGCAGGCCGTTTGTCCTCACGAACTTTTGCAGCGCTCCTCTTCGCGCTCCTCGCCGCCGCCGTGCCGGAGGCCGGAGCGCAGGCGTCGTGGCCCGCCGAGCGGTGGCCGACGGCGACGCCCGCGGAGGTCGGGCTCAACGCCGCGGTGCTCGACAGCATCGACGCCGAGATCCGCTCCGGGCGCTACGGCTACGTGGACCGCTTCCTGGTGATCCGCCGGGGCCGGCTGGCGTACGACCGGCGCTACCAGCACGACTACGACGCCGCCTACGGCGACTCCTCCCGCCTGGCCACGTCGCTGCGCACCCACGACCGCGCGGGGCCCTACAACTACTTCAACGCGTGGTGGCACCCCTACTACCGGCGGGGCGACCTGCACACGCTGCAGTCGGTCACCAAGACCATCACCTCCATCGTGATCGGCACGGCCGTGACGCGCGGCGAGTTCCCGTCGCTCGACACGCCGGTGCTCGCGTTCTTCGACTCCGGCATGGTCGCCAACGTGGACGACCGCAAGCGGCGCATGACCCTCCGGCACCTGCTGACCATGACGGCCGGGCTGGACTGGGACGAGATGCGGCCGTACGGCGACCCCGCCAACACGGCGATCGGCCTGGAAGGCAGCTACGACTGGGTCAAGTTCACCATCGACCGGCCGATGATGGAGGAGCCGGGGACGCGCTTCAACTACAACAGCGGCGCCAGCGAGCTCCTGGCGCACGTCTTCCGCCGCGCCACGGGCGTCGACATCGAGGAGTACGCCGCGCGCCACCTGTTCGCCCCGCTCGGCATCCGCGACTGGCACTGGAAGCGCACGCCGACGGGAGTGGTGGACACCGAGGGCGGGCTCTACCTGGCGTCGGAAGACCTGGCGAGGCTCTGGTACCTGTTCCTGCGCGACGGAGCGTGGAACGGCCGGCAGGTGGTGAGCCGCGACTGGGTGCGGGCCTCGCTGGCCCCCGCCGTGGTGGTGAACCCCGCGCGGCCGAACGGCGCCCGCTACGGCCTGAAGTGGTGGCTCTTCCCCAACCCCACGGACAGCACGCGCGTGATGTGGGCCGGGTCCGGGTTCGGCGGGCAGGTCCCCGTCGTCGTCCCGGAGGACGACCTGGTCGTCGTCTTCAACCAGTGGAACATCCTCCCGGGGCGGCCGGCGCTCCCGGGGCTTCCCACGCTCGCGCGGATCATCAGGGCGGTGACCGACCGGCGCCGCTGAGCCGGGCCCGGGACGCGGGTGCCGCGGATCGGCCCTTCAGCTCCCCATCCACCGGTCGGGGGGAGCCGGTCTGAAACGATCGCGGCCGCGGTAGCGGCGGGCCGGCCGGCGGCGTACTCTACCGTGCAGCCGCCATCCAGGAGACAGGGGCCATCGCCTCGTCTGCATCGGTACGGAACTCGGCGAATTCCCGGAACCTTCCCATGCAGCGAGGAGGCGTCCCGTGCCCTGTCCGAACATCACGTTCACCGTCGGGTCGCCCACCACCCCGGCCCTGCGCGGCGGGACCGCCGTCGCCGCCGTCGACCCCCTGACCGGCAACTTCGGCCTCACCGGGAGCGTGGTGCTGCGCTGCGGGCAGACCACCTTCCCGGTGACCAACGTCACGTGGGCGGCGCTGTCGGTCTCGTTCCTGGTGCCCTCCAGCCTGCCGGACTGCGCCGCCGGCTACCAGGCCGTCTTCACCATCGGGCCGGACACCTGCGCGGTCCCGATCACGATCACCGGGCCGATCGTCCAGCCGCCGATCGCGATCGCCAACCCGCAGCCGGTCGTCTGCGTCTCCGAGGCGCGGCTGGACCTGGTCGGGGTGGGCTTCGGCACGCGCCCCGTGGCCCGCATGCCCGAGCTCGACCCGTTCTACCAGCAGCTCAACACCTACCGCGGGGCGACGGACGTGGCGTTCGGGACGGACATGGCGACGATCCGGGCCCTGCAGACCCACCCGGGGTACCAGACCAACGCCCTCTTCATGACCGCCACGCTCGTGGCCGTCAACCGCGACGGCGCGGCCGAGCGGACGTCGCCGCCCGTCCTCCTCAGCATCGGCCTTCCCGCCCCGTACGCGGACGTGGCGACGGCCGCCGGCCGCGACCTGTACTTCGGCCACGTCATCGGGCGCTCCGACCTGCCCCGCGTGGGCAACACCGAGTGGCTCGGCGGCCCCGAGCGGGGCGAGGTGCGGCTGTACGCGGCCAACCCCAGCGCCCAGCTCGCGGCGCTCCTGCCGCAGATCCAGAGCCTGGTGGCGGTCCGCGCGCCCCGGGTCGACCCCGCCAGCCCCCTGGGCCAGTCGCTGCGCGCCATCCGCGAGGCCGGGGCCAACCTGCCCACGCCCTACTGGCGCGAGGAAGGCGTCCTGGCCACGCTCCCCGCCAGCGACACCGGGGGCTTCGTGATCATCTGGCGCGACGACATCCCGTCGGCCGTGCAGCCGATCGTCCGGGTGCCGTGGCTGGACTGCGCCAGGGTGGGGGAGTTCGTGGCGCAGGGGTGGAAGCTGGTGGTGAACGGCCGGGACTACGCCCTGGACATCGACGCCGGCAACCTGCTCCCCATCCGGCCGGAGGAGTTCGTGGCCTTCCAGGTCCAGCGGATCGCGGGCGTGGCCAACCCGCTCACGCAGCTGCTGGACACGGCGGCCGGCACCGCCGGCATCGTCTTCGGCTTCCTGGCCTCCGCCTCCGGGTTCACCACCGACCGCGCCGACTTCCACGTCACGGAGGGCGCGCTCACCATCGGGACCGACCTGGTGCCCTCGGACCGGGCGCGCGTCCTCTTCCATCCCGACATCGTGAGCGAGGACACGAGCGCCACGGGGGTGGGGTTCAAGACCTGGGAGATCGCGCTGGTGGCCAGGGTCACGGTCCCGTCGTGCGGCACCGTGCAGCTCAACCTGGTGCGGATCCGCCTGCGGCAGGCCCCCCTGGTGGTCCCCAGGGTCGCCATCCTCTTCGAGCACATCGATTTCGGGGGAGACCCGCTGGTGGTGGTGGACACCGGCGGCGTCATCCCCCTGACCCCGGCGCTGGTGGACGGCCGGTCGCTCTCCGCGGCCCGCATCACCCTGGGGGTCGTGCTCACGTTCCTGGACACGCTCGGGGCGGCCCTCATGATCCTCTCGGTGTTCTCCGGCTTCCCGGGCCCGCTGCGGCGGTTCCCCTCGGCGGGGCACGTGCAGGCGCTGCGCGACGTGGTCGCCGCGCTCCGCTCGGCCTCGGACGTCGTGCGGCCCGCCGTGGACGCGCGCGGGGTGACCATCGAGCTCGGGGACGTGGTGCGGAAGCCCGGCGGGTGGTTCGGGATCGGCGAGGAGGACTTCGGGAGGGTGCTGAGCTCCGCGCTGATCCTCGGCCTGCCGAACTTCCGGGGGTTGAGGATGGTGATGGAAGGCGGATGGTTCGGCAACGACATCTCGGCGTTCCTGCGGGTGCCCGGGGGCACCGTGATCGCCACCGTGACGGACTTCCGCGGGATCTTCCGGGTCGACGAGGCGGGCAACTTCGTGCACATGTTCTGGCCCACGAACACGGTCGACGCGATCGGGCCGTCCAACCACATGGTGGTCATCACCGGAGCGGGGCCGTGGTGCCACGACCTGATCGACCGCATCGAGCTCTGACCCGCCGCGGAGAACCCCCATGGACGACGACGACCTCCGCCGGACGGACGACGACGCGCGCATCCGCGAGCTGATCGGCGAGCGGGTCCGGGCCGTCCACGCGAAAGACCTCGACGCGGTCGTGTCTCCCCACGCCGCCGACGTCCTCTCCTTCGACGTCCTGGGACCGCTGCGGTACCGCGGGTCCGCCGCGATCCGGGAGCGTGCGGCGGAGTGGTTCTCCGCGTACGACGGCCCGATCGGGTACGAGGTCCGCGACCTGGCCGTCACCGCCGGCGCCGACGTGGCCTTCTGCCACTACCTTTACCGCGTCAGCGGAACGACGACGGAAGGGACGGCCGTCGAGATGTGGGTGCGGGCGACCGTCTGCCTCCGGAAGACCGATGGCGCGTGGACGATCGCCCACGAGCACCAGTCGGTGCCCTTCGACCCGGAGAGCGGCCGGGCGCTGCTCGACCTGGAGCCCTGACCTCGCGCCTCGACGAGCGCATGGCGGACACCGAGCGCGCAAAGATGCTGCGGGGGGACCTCTACCTCGCCTCGGACCCGGAGCTGGCCGCGGCCCGGCTGCGCGCCCGCGACCTGTGGCAGCGCCTCAACGCCCTTCCCGCGGACGCGGCGGAGGAGAGGCAGGTCCTGCTGCGGGAGCTCCTCGGCTCGCTCGGGCCGGGCGCGGTGATCGAGCCGCCCTTCTACTGCGACTACGGCACGCAGATCGAGCTCGCCGCGGGCGCGTTCGTCAACATGAACTGCGTGTTCCTGGACCCGGCGCCGATCCGCATCGGCGAGCAGGCCATGCTCGGCCCCAACGTGCAGCTGCTGACGGCGGACCACCCGCGCGACCCGCACGTGCGGGTCGCCGGGCCCGAGCTGGCGCGCCCGATCACCATCGGCGCCCGCGTCTGGATCGGCGGCGGAACCATCGTCTGCCCGGGCGTGCACATCGGCGACGACACCACGATCGGTGCGGGGAGCGTGGTGGTGCGCGACATCCCGGACGGCGTGGTGGCGGTGGGCAGCCCGTGCCGCGTGGTGCGCCGCCTCTGACCGCCCGCCCCGGCCGTGACGTTCGCCACTTTCCCACGGGATGGACTTGGACACAGAGATCGAATCCGCGCTGGCGCGCCTGCGCGGCGCACGCCTGGTCGCGACGGGGCGGGGTGCCGACCTCCAGTGGTTCACCTTCGAGTCCGACGCCACGTACGCGCTCCACGTCATGTGCCCCTGGCGGCTCGCCGGGTCAGGCGGGCTCGTGACCGGCCGTTCCGATTACTGGAGACCGGCGTCTCCGGAAACTCCGCGCGAGGACTTCGAGCGTGGGGCGATCGGCGCGACGCTGCGCGACGTGCGGAACCGCGAGCTGGAGGGGGTGCTGGCCGCGGGCGTGGTGACGGTGGAAAGCTTCGCGGTCGACGGGCTCGGCGGCTTCACGCTCGTCCTCTCCGCCGGCTACCGCCTGGACGTCTTCCCCGACGAGTCTCCCGCGGAGCACGACGACCTCGAGCTCTGGCGCCTGTTCCAGCCGGGCAAAGGCCTGCGCCACTTCGTCGTCCGCAGCAACGGCGTCGAGCGCGGGGACGACGCCCGGGGCGACGGCGGGGAACCTGCCGGCCTCTTCCGCCAGTCATGACGCACTTCGGCATCACCGTCGACATCCAGCCGGGTCCCGGGTCGCCGATTTCCTGCTTCGGAAGGACTGCATGCCACGGCGCGAGCTCTCCCTCGGACGCGTGCTCCTGATCTGGCTGCTCGGGCTCGTCGCCGGGATCCAGGGCGCGCTGTACCTCTACGACTCCTTCGACGACGGCGTCTCCGAGCCGCTGTCGGGCGCCATCGCGCTGGCGTTCGTCGGCGCCGGGCTCGGCTTCATCGCATGGTCCTACCGCCGCCGGGCGTGACGATTGCGGGTCGGACAACTCCTGGTATTTCGGCGCAACTCAATCATCCAGGAGGTAGAAATGAGCAACGGTAGCGGCGGAGCCAAGAGTGGTGGCGGGACCAAGGGCGGTGGCGGAGCCAAGGGTGGTGGCGGGACCAAGGGCGGCGGCGGGGATCCCGGTTGGCCGAGCAAAGAGCCTGGCAAGTCTTCGGGTGGCGGCA is a window of Longimicrobium sp. DNA encoding:
- a CDS encoding serine hydrolase, whose protein sequence is MRTASIGAGRLSSRTFAALLFALLAAAVPEAGAQASWPAERWPTATPAEVGLNAAVLDSIDAEIRSGRYGYVDRFLVIRRGRLAYDRRYQHDYDAAYGDSSRLATSLRTHDRAGPYNYFNAWWHPYYRRGDLHTLQSVTKTITSIVIGTAVTRGEFPSLDTPVLAFFDSGMVANVDDRKRRMTLRHLLTMTAGLDWDEMRPYGDPANTAIGLEGSYDWVKFTIDRPMMEEPGTRFNYNSGASELLAHVFRRATGVDIEEYAARHLFAPLGIRDWHWKRTPTGVVDTEGGLYLASEDLARLWYLFLRDGAWNGRQVVSRDWVRASLAPAVVVNPARPNGARYGLKWWLFPNPTDSTRVMWAGSGFGGQVPVVVPEDDLVVVFNQWNILPGRPALPGLPTLARIIRAVTDRRR
- a CDS encoding SgcJ/EcaC family oxidoreductase, giving the protein MDDDDLRRTDDDARIRELIGERVRAVHAKDLDAVVSPHAADVLSFDVLGPLRYRGSAAIRERAAEWFSAYDGPIGYEVRDLAVTAGADVAFCHYLYRVSGTTTEGTAVEMWVRATVCLRKTDGAWTIAHEHQSVPFDPESGRALLDLEP
- a CDS encoding sugar O-acetyltransferase, producing the protein MADTERAKMLRGDLYLASDPELAAARLRARDLWQRLNALPADAAEERQVLLRELLGSLGPGAVIEPPFYCDYGTQIELAAGAFVNMNCVFLDPAPIRIGEQAMLGPNVQLLTADHPRDPHVRVAGPELARPITIGARVWIGGGTIVCPGVHIGDDTTIGAGSVVVRDIPDGVVAVGSPCRVVRRL